The following coding sequences are from one Rhineura floridana isolate rRhiFlo1 chromosome 2, rRhiFlo1.hap2, whole genome shotgun sequence window:
- the LOC133377988 gene encoding alpha-1,3-mannosyl-glycoprotein 4-beta-N-acetylglucosaminyltransferase C-like, protein MTMKHRSLQKSLACYWGSFSRLCFLLGLLIVLSAIIWKQNKEKCKYQKWEESGLKGPNRKKTIDLKNITSKKLQYQNLTVMESATGPLAIPYKYLLGSHPPKKRFLTIGISSVHNEKEQHLLGTIESIFSHCLPEELKLITVVIYLADNSSKLNEQSLKKIEAQFSVHINAGRLLVIQSSLASYPPLHPLKMDVLGCEKGKYKTKQNVDYAYLVNFCANLSQYYLMLENDIVCATGFVSVIQSYVRTLKQSWTTIAFSRLGCIGKLYHSSDLTKLGRFLLMFYDEIPGDWLQTFFHKAKAQEEAIFFHPSLFQHIGKVSSFHNVEGQRIHPEFEEDAGDFGDFPTASCFTNIPIYANYIPANVCPPGKGVFWGKNVTSKSFFTIVFAHPIVPQKIQIYTGSAVYNTDILCYGYVEKGSLKIHIRGHQTCLTFKRIGDFKNGLFKMEDKSNNDDIECLRIQATAPQKHWLRIRRISIWVKKS, encoded by the exons ATGACAATGAAGCACAGGAGCTTGCAGAAGTCCCTAGCCTGCTACTGGGGAAGCTTTTCTAGATTATGTTTTCTCTTAGGACTCCTCATTGTATTGTCTGCCATTATTtggaaacaaaacaaagagaaatgCAAATATCAAAAATGGGAAGAATCTGGATTAAAG GGTCCAAATAGAAAGAAGACAATTGACCTGAAGAACATTACATCAAAGAAGCTACAGTACCAAAATTTAACTGTAATGGAAAGTGCTACAGGTCCCTTAGCTATTCCATACAAATATCTCTTGGGATCACATCCTCCCAAAAAGA GATTCTTGACCATTGGAATCTCCTCTGTCCACAACGAAAAGGAACAGCATTTGTTGGGGACTATCGAGTCCATtttcagtcactgcctcccagaagAATTAAAGCTGATAACTGTAGTTATATATCTAGCCGATAACAGTTCTAAGCTAAACGAGCAAAGCCTCAAGAAAATTGAGGCTCAGTTTAGTGTGCATATTAATGCAGGAAGGCTGCTTGTTATACAAAGCTCGCTAGCCAGTTACCCTCCTTTACACCCTCTGAAAATGGATGTCttgggctgtgaaaaaggcaaatataaAACCAAACAGAATGTAGACTATGCTTATTTAGTTAACTTTTGTGCCAATCTCTCCCAGTATTATTTGATGCTAGAGAATGATATTGTCTGTGCCACTGGTTTTGTGTCCGTTATACAAAGCTATGTAAGAACGCTGAAGCAATCCTGGACCACGATAGCATTTTCGAGACTGGGCTGTATAGGAAAACTCTATCATAGTTCTGATCTCACCAAACTGGGCCGGTTTCTCTTGATGTTCTATGATGAGATTCCTGGGGACTGGCTTCAGACATTTTTTCATAAAGCCAAAGCTCAAgaagaagccattttctttcatcCTTCTCTCTTCCAGCACATAGGGAAAGTTTCTTCATTTCACAATGTGGAAGGACAACGCATACATCCGGAGTTTGAAGAAGATGCTGGAGATTTTGGAGATTTTCCTACTGCTTCATGTTTCACAAACATACCCATTTATGCTAATTACATACCAGCCAATGTGTGTCCCCCAGGAAAGGGTGTCTTTTGGGGCAAGAATGTGACATCAAAGAGCTTCTTCACCATTGTTTTTGCGCACCCAATTGTTCCCCAGAAGATTCAGATTTACACAGGGTCAGCCGTATATAACACAGACATTCTCTGTTATGGTTATGTAGAAAAGGGTAGTCTCAAAATCCACATACGTGGACATCAAACATGCCTAACGTTCAAACGGATAGGGGATTTTAAGAAtggactttttaaaatggaagataAGAGCAATAACGATGACATTGAATGCCTTCGAATACAAGCCACAGCTCCACAAAAGCACTGGCTGAGAATAAGGAGAATTAGTATCTGGGTGAAGAAGAGTTAA
- the RASSF10 gene encoding ras association domain-containing protein 10, giving the protein MEPEGKKISVWICQEEKLISGLCRRTTCSDVVRVLLEDSKQRQRQQPQLASLQECGGEMLSGAPQSYCIVEKWRGFERILPNKTKILRLWAAWGDEQENVRFVLVRSEASLPNTGPRSAEARVVPSKESPCQHGLGAAARASLALSQERQRRVVRKAFRKLAKINKRKGQPEQHEEPPAKGASAAERMETLVHLVLSQDHTIRQQVKRIRELDRDIDRFEAKIHFDRMKRHGVNYVQDTYLVGGETELPPEPPGGEEQPGEVAAEAAGSGDMEEYARKCEEVLLLQEEWRRQEELVEHLAGEIQEELNQRWMKRRREELAAAKGSSTSLSESDCNTTELIGGGGELHVEQERVKTQLSTSLYIGLRLSTDLEAVKTDLDFTQRAWADKERELQRLLDTLQSLDVEEPSDEEEDEPAGAPSLCLPEESELPAPAPFPSEVWEEQAARSLGKDCEDNAEEDSDTGLSSMHSQDSDSVPVCESLV; this is encoded by the coding sequence ATGGAGCCGGAGGGAAAGAAGATCTCGGTGTGGATCTGCCAGGAAGAGAAGTTGATCTCCGGGCTTTGCAGGCGCACCACTTGCTCGGATGTGGTGCGGGTGCTTTTGGAGGACAGCAAGCAGAGACAGCGGCAACAGCCGCAGCTGGCATCGCTGCAGGAGTGCGGTGGGGAGATGCTCTCGGGGGCCCCGCAGTCTTACTGCATCGTGGAGAAATGGCGCGGCTTCGAGCGGATCCTGCCCAACAAGACCAAGATCCTAAGGCTCTGGGCGGCTTGGGGGGACGAGCAGGAGAACGTGCGCTTCGTCCTGGTGCGCAGCGAGGCCTCCCTGCCCAACACCGGGCCTCGGAGCGCCGAGGCCAGGGTGGTGCCCAGCAAGGAGAGCCCTTGTCAGCATGGCTTGGGGGCCGCAGCCCGGGCCAGTCTGGCACTGAGCCAGGAGCGGCAGCGCCGCGTGGTGCGCAAGGCTTTCCGCAAGCTGGCCAAGATCAACAAGCGGAAGGGGCAGCCGGAGCAGCACGAGGAGCCGCCGGCCAAGGGGGCGTCGGCGGCCGAGAGGATGGAGACCCTGGTGCACCTCGTCCTCTCGCAGGATCACACCATCCGGCAGCAGGTCAAGCGCATCCGCGAGCTGGACAGGGACATCGACCGCTTTGAGGCCAAGATCCACTTCGACCGCATGAAGCGCCACGGCGTCAACTACGTGCAGGACACTTACTTGGTTGGCGGTGAGACGGAGCTGCCGCCGGAGCCCCCCGGGGGAGAGGAGCAGCCGGGAGAAGTGGCGGCAGAGGCGGCCGGCAGTGGAGACATGGAGGAGTACGCCCGGAAGTGCGAGGAGGTGCTGTTGCTGCAGGAAGAGTGGCGCCGCCAGGAGGAGCTCGTCGAGCACTTGGCCGGCGAGATCCAGGAAGAGCTCAACCAGCGCTGGATGAAGCGGCGGCGGGAAGAGCTGGCGGCCGCCAAGGGCTCCAGCACCAGCCTCTCCGAGTCCGACTGCAACACCACCGAGCTGATCGGTGGCGGCGGGGAGCTCCACGTGGAGCAGGAGCGCGTCAAGACGCAGCTGAGCACCAGCCTGTACATCGGGCTGCGCCTCAGCACGGACCTGGAAGCCGTCAAGACGGACCTGGACTTCACGCAGCGCGCCTGGGCCGACAAGGAGAGGGAGCTGCAGCGCCTCCTCGACACCCTCCAGTCTCTCGACGTTGAGGAACCGAGCGACGAGGAGGAGGACGAGCCAGCGGGGGCTCCGTCTCTCTGCCTCCCCGAGGAAAGCGAGCTCCCCGCTCCGGCCCCGTTCCCCTCCGAGGTCTGGGAGGAGCAGGCCGCTCGGAGCTTGGGCAAAGACTGCGAGGACAACGCCGAGGAGGATTCCGACACGGGCTTGAGTTCCATGCACAGCCAAGACTCGGACTCGGTGCCCGTCTGCGAATCCCTGGTATAG